One Ostrinia nubilalis chromosome 4, ilOstNubi1.1, whole genome shotgun sequence DNA window includes the following coding sequences:
- the LOC135071521 gene encoding histidine-rich glycoprotein-like, producing the protein MISKATCLALVFAVAAARPQGGHEHGHAYSSQSIVLHQSHGHEAQSHGHQVQSHGHQEQSHGHQAQQSHGHEEHHTDYYAEPHYAYEYKVQDPHTHDNKYHHETRKGDQVKGVYSLHEADGTVRIVEYTADKHNGFNAIVRREGHAKHVIPEHHHHH; encoded by the exons atgatctCAAAA GCCACCTGCCTCGCCCTCGTCTTTGCCGTGGCTGCGGCGCGGCCTCAGGGCGGCCACGAGCACGGGCACGCGTACTCGTCGCAGAGCATCGTGCTGCACCAGAGTCACGGCCACGAGGCGCAGAGCCACGGCCACCAGGTGCAGAGCCACGGCCACCAGGAACAGAGCCACGGCCACCAGGCACAGCAGAGCCACGGCCACGAGGAGCACCACACTGACTACTAC GCGGAGCCCCATTACGCGTACGAGTACAAGGTGCAGGACCCGCACACGCACGACAACAAGTACCACCACGAGACCCGCAAGGGCGACCAGGTGAAGGGCGTCTACAGCCTGCACGAAGCCGACGGCACCGTGCGCATCGTCGAGTACACCGCCGACAAACACAATGG ATTCAACGCTATTGTGAGGCGTGAGGGCCACGCCAAGCACGTCATCCCTGaacaccaccaccaccactgA
- the LOC135071163 gene encoding histidine-rich glycoprotein-like, whose translation MISKATCLALVFAVAATRPQGGHEHGHAYSSQSIVLHQSHGHEAQSHGHQVQSHGHQEQSHGHQAQQSHGHEEHHHTDYYAEPHYSYEYKVQDPHTHDNKYHHETRKGDQVKGVYSLHEADGSVRIVEYTADKHNGFNAVVKHEGHVKHIVPEHHHSQH comes from the exons atgatctCAAAA GCCACCTGCCTCGCCCTCGTCTTCGCCGTGGCTGCGACGCGGCCTCAGGGCGGGCACGAGCACGGGCACGCGTACTCGTCGCAGAGCATCGTGCTGCACCAGAGCCACGGCCACGAGGCGCAGAGCCACGGCCACCAGGTGCAGAGCCACGGCCACCAGGAGCAGAGCCACGGCCACCAGGCGCAGCAGAGCCACGGCCACGAGGAGCACCATCACACTGACTACTAC GCGGAGCCCCATTACTCGTACGAGTACAAGGTGCAGGACCCGCACACGCACGACAACAAGTACCACCACGAGACCCGCAAGGGCGACCAGGTGAAGGGCGTCTACAGCCTGCACGAAGCCGACGGCTCCGTGCGCATCGTCGAGTACACCGCTGACAAACACAATGG ATTCAACGCTGTGGTGAAACACGAAGGTCACGTTAAGCACATCGTCCCCGAACACCACCACTCGCAACATTAA
- the LOC135071156 gene encoding histidine-rich glycoprotein-like, translating to MFIKVVAVLALAAVCLAEEHAYSSQSIVHHHVHHEHHEPKVEVKVEKQVVEKVVPVAHYVESHKHEEHKHEEHKHVEHKHEEHKHKEHKPAISSYHIERHDVPAPPPKDFHKYDGPAKYEFEYQVHDSHTGDIKKHHESRDGYKVEGVYSLHEHDGSIRTVKYHADKKTGFNAEVKHTTKHVEEHKHH from the exons ATGTTTATTAAA GTGGTCGCAGTGTTGGCCCTCGCAGCCGTCTGCTTGGCTGAGGAGCACGCGTACTCATCGCAGAGCATCGTGCACCATCACGTGCACCACGAGCACCACGAGCCCAAGGTCGAGGTCAAGGTGGAGAAGCAAGTCGTGGAGAAGGTGGTGCCCGTCGCTCACTACGTCGAGAGCCACAAGCATGAGGAGCACAAGCACGAAGAACACAAGCACGTAGAACACAAGCATGAAGAACATAAACATAAGGAACACAAGCCCGCCATCTCCTCATACCACATCGAGCGCCACGACGTGCCCGCTCCTCCCCCTAAGGACTTCCACAAGTATGAC GGCCCTGCCAAGTACGAGTTCGAGTACCAGGTGCATGACTCCCACACCGGCGACATCAAGAAGCACCACGAGTCCCGCGATGGTTACAAGGTGGAGGGCGTCTACAGCCTGCACGAGCACGATGGTTCCATCCGCACCGTCAAGTACCACGCTGACAAGAAAACCGG aTTCAACGCCGAGGTGAAGCACACCACCAAGCACGTTGAGGAACACAAGCACCATTAA
- the LOC135071165 gene encoding histidine-rich glycoprotein-like: protein MYSKIVIVAVALAVAAARPQGGHEHGHAYSSQSIVLHQSHGHEAQSHGHQVQSHGHQEQSHGHQAQQSHGHEEHHHTDYYAEPHYSYEYKVQDPHTHDNKYHHESRKGDQVKGVYSLHEADGSVRIVEYTADKHNGFNAIVKHEGHVQHIVPEHHHSHH, encoded by the exons GGCGCGGCCTCAGGGCGGGCACGAGCACGGGCACGCGTACTCGTCGCAGAGCATCGTGCTGCACCAGAGCCACGGCCACGAGGCGCAGAGCCACGGCCACCAGGTGCAGAGCCACGGCCACCAGGAACAGAGCCACGGCCACCAGGCACAGCAGAGCCACGGCCACGAGGAGCACCATCACACTGACTACTAC GCGGAGCCTCATTACTCGTACGAGTACAAAGTGCAGGACCCGCACACGCACGACAACAAGTACCACCACGAGTCCCGCAAAGGTGACCAGGTGAAGGGCGTTTACAGCCTGCATGAAGCTGACGGCTCCGTACGCATCGTTGAGTACACCGCCGACAAACACAATGG GTTCAACGCCATCGTGAAGCACGAAGGCCACGTCCAGCACATCGTCCCCGAGCACCACCACTCGCACCATTAA